Proteins found in one Candidatus Omnitrophota bacterium genomic segment:
- a CDS encoding GDP-L-fucose synthase, which translates to MIKVKNKRILVTGGDGFLGCYVVDKLKKRGCRKVFVPKLKDYDLVQMDSVRKVYRDARPDVVIHLAAVVGGIGANKQNPGKFFYDNLMMGVQMMEMGRQRKIEKFVAIGTICCYPKFTPLPFKEKNLWDGYPEETNAPYGLAKKMLLVQSQAYRQQYGFNSIFLLPVNLYGPGDNFNPGSSHVIPALIKKCVDAIRQRKNSVTVWGTGKPTREFLYVEDAAEGIILATEKYNKSDPVNLGAGFEMSIRDLAELIAKFTNFKGKIVWNKTKPDGQPRRSLNINRAKREFGFKARVSFEEGLKNTISCYEKKKVNN; encoded by the coding sequence GAAACGCGGCTGCCGGAAGGTTTTTGTCCCTAAGCTCAAAGATTACGATTTGGTACAGATGGATTCAGTAAGGAAGGTTTACCGGGATGCCCGGCCGGATGTGGTTATCCACTTAGCGGCGGTTGTAGGCGGCATCGGCGCAAATAAGCAGAATCCCGGGAAATTCTTTTATGATAATTTAATGATGGGAGTCCAAATGATGGAAATGGGGAGGCAGCGGAAGATTGAGAAATTTGTGGCAATCGGGACTATTTGCTGTTATCCCAAATTTACCCCGCTTCCGTTTAAGGAAAAGAACCTTTGGGATGGATACCCCGAAGAAACCAACGCGCCCTACGGCCTAGCCAAAAAAATGCTTTTGGTGCAATCCCAGGCGTATCGCCAACAATACGGATTCAATTCAATATTCCTGCTCCCGGTAAATTTATACGGCCCCGGAGATAATTTTAACCCGGGATCTTCACACGTTATTCCCGCTTTGATCAAAAAATGCGTTGACGCAATCAGGCAGAGGAAAAACTCTGTCACTGTCTGGGGCACAGGTAAACCCACACGCGAATTTTTATATGTAGAAGACGCCGCAGAAGGGATAATTCTGGCTACTGAAAAGTATAATAAATCCGACCCTGTGAATTTAGGCGCGGGTTTTGAGATGTCAATTAGAGATCTAGCCGAATTAATCGCCAAGTTTACTAATTTTAAGGGAAAAATTGTTTGGAATAAAACAAAACCTGACGGCCAGCCCAGAAGGAGCCTGAATATCAACAGAGCAAAACGGGAATTCGGTTTTAAGGCACGGGTTTCGTTTGAAGAAGGATTAAAGAATACGATTTCCTGTTATGAAAAAAAGAAGGTAAATAATTGA